One window from the genome of Nitrosospira multiformis encodes:
- the fliG gene encoding flagellar motor switch protein FliG: MTELGVNKSAILLMSLGEDEAVQVLKHLTPREVQKVGTAMAKIKNLSRDQIDSVISDFCSQPKDKTTALALDPEGYARSVLHKALGEDKSADLISRILEGSDTSGIEGLKWIDSPSVAELIKSEHPQIIATILVHLDRDQASEILGQLPELLRNDVLLRIATLDGIQPSALRELNDVLTDLLSGSENINKSPVGGTRTAAEIINFMGSAAETSVLDNLREFDPDLAQKIIDQMIVFENLMDIDDRGIQLVLREIQSDTLIIALKGAVPELREKIFKNMSSRASEMLREDLEAMGPVKVREVEAQQKQILQTVRRLADEGQIAFGGKGEESYV; encoded by the coding sequence ATGACTGAGCTGGGTGTCAATAAAAGCGCGATCCTGCTCATGTCGCTGGGTGAGGACGAAGCGGTGCAGGTGCTCAAGCATCTCACTCCCCGTGAGGTGCAGAAGGTCGGCACTGCCATGGCAAAGATCAAGAACCTGAGCCGGGATCAGATCGATAGCGTGATCAGCGATTTCTGCAGCCAACCGAAAGATAAGACCACCGCTTTGGCTCTCGACCCGGAGGGCTATGCCCGCTCGGTGCTTCATAAAGCGTTGGGCGAGGACAAGTCCGCGGATCTCATCAGCCGCATTCTGGAAGGCAGCGATACCAGCGGCATAGAGGGCCTCAAATGGATAGATTCGCCGTCGGTGGCGGAGCTGATCAAGAGCGAGCATCCGCAGATTATCGCCACCATCCTGGTGCATCTCGACCGTGATCAGGCAAGCGAGATTCTGGGACAGCTTCCCGAATTGCTGCGTAACGACGTGCTGCTGCGTATTGCCACGCTTGACGGCATCCAGCCTTCGGCATTGCGGGAACTCAACGATGTGCTGACCGACCTGCTGTCGGGGAGCGAGAATATCAACAAAAGTCCGGTGGGGGGCACCCGCACCGCGGCAGAAATCATTAATTTCATGGGCAGCGCAGCTGAGACTTCCGTACTCGACAATTTGCGCGAATTCGATCCGGATCTGGCCCAGAAAATAATAGACCAGATGATCGTGTTCGAAAACCTGATGGATATCGATGACCGCGGCATACAGCTGGTGCTGCGCGAGATCCAATCCGACACGCTCATCATCGCGCTGAAAGGCGCCGTGCCGGAACTGCGGGAGAAAATATTCAAGAACATGTCCAGCCGGGCTTCGGAAATGCTGCGCGAAGATCTGGAAGCAATGGGTCCGGTGAAAGTGCGAGAAGTAGAGGCCCAGCAAAAGCAAATACTGCAGACCGTCAGGCGCCTCGCTGATGAGGGTCAGATCGCATTCGGCGGCAAGGGCGAAGAGAGCTACGTTTAA
- a CDS encoding flagellar protein FliT, with product MNPMNSTDTLAAYQNISNVTGEMVAAAQAGEWDRLTVLERHYATLVSRLATAQPARLTNEMLRQKIELIHKILADDAEIRSHTEPWLGRVQSLLGNAGMERRLRRAYDQEPGGT from the coding sequence ATGAATCCCATGAATAGCACGGATACGCTCGCCGCCTACCAGAACATTTCCAATGTTACCGGCGAAATGGTCGCAGCTGCCCAAGCCGGTGAATGGGACCGTCTGACGGTACTGGAACGGCATTACGCCACACTGGTGTCGCGTCTCGCGACCGCGCAGCCTGCGCGGCTTACAAACGAAATGCTCCGGCAAAAAATTGAATTGATTCACAAAATCCTGGCTGATGATGCCGAAATACGCAGCCACACCGAGCCCTGGCTGGGGCGTGTGCAGAGTTTGCTCGGCAATGCGGGAATGGAACGGCGTTTACGCCGCGCGTACGATCAGGAGCCGGGTGGCACATAA
- a CDS encoding EscU/YscU/HrcU family type III secretion system export apparatus switch protein, translated as MKRPDPREAAVALAYRAGQSAPQVIAKGRGMVAESIIRKARDHGVYVHESAELVSLLMQVDLDQRIPPQLYQAVAELLAWLYKLEAGAALPLPYKALPSPSESTGRTETLLLDKRGTLPDKSKSGS; from the coding sequence ATGAAGAGGCCTGATCCACGCGAAGCCGCCGTCGCGCTGGCCTATCGTGCCGGGCAATCCGCCCCGCAAGTCATCGCCAAGGGACGTGGCATGGTTGCCGAGAGTATTATCAGGAAGGCGCGAGACCACGGCGTCTACGTGCATGAGTCGGCGGAGCTGGTATCGCTATTGATGCAAGTGGATCTGGATCAACGTATCCCGCCTCAGCTATATCAGGCGGTAGCGGAATTGCTCGCCTGGCTTTACAAGCTGGAGGCGGGCGCGGCTCTTCCACTTCCCTATAAGGCTTTGCCCTCTCCATCCGAATCCACCGGAAGAACGGAAACCCTTCTACTCGACAAACGCGGCACCCTGCCGGATAAATCTAAATCCGGTAGTTGA
- the fliE gene encoding flagellar hook-basal body complex protein FliE, translated as MKSGDRMDVSKIDAMLAQLRAGAAVASGKPVSGATTPGVRETNEGGRVDFSTVFKHSLDQVNNSQQNAAKLMQDFEIGAPGANLTEAMISMQKANISLQYTLQVRNKLVMAYQDIMNMPV; from the coding sequence ATGAAAAGTGGGGACCGTATGGATGTATCGAAGATAGACGCAATGCTCGCGCAATTGCGGGCCGGTGCGGCGGTGGCTTCCGGCAAACCGGTATCCGGCGCAACCACGCCAGGCGTGCGCGAAACGAATGAAGGTGGACGCGTTGATTTCAGCACGGTATTCAAACACTCGCTGGATCAGGTCAATAACTCGCAACAAAATGCCGCAAAACTCATGCAGGATTTTGAAATAGGCGCGCCGGGCGCCAATCTGACCGAAGCGATGATCTCGATGCAAAAAGCGAACATTTCACTTCAATACACCTTGCAGGTTCGCAACAAACTAGTCATGGCATATCAGGACATCATGAACATGCCGGTGTAA
- a CDS encoding flagellin N-terminal helical domain-containing protein: MAAIINTNVISLNAQRNLSSSQSALATSLQRLSSGMRINSAKDDAAGLAISDRMTSQIRGLNQAARNANDGISMAQTAEGALGEIGNNLQRIRELAVQSRNASNSVSDRTALNNEVQQLKDEIDRVSSTTAFNGIKLLDGTFTNQAFQVGANVGETISISGLVNAQSTSLGTSTSSTANVTGVAATAFTAITAGDLTINGTSVGAVAAGGNAVTQGANIAAAINTVSDTTGVTATADAAGVVSLTNVSGNTTVVAFAGASATTATTGLTAATTAVTTATGAGFANLDISNTTNADFAIAAMDSALSALNAGRADLGAYQNRFSSAISNVQTAAENLTASRSRIVDTDFAAETATLSRNQVLQQAGTAMLAQANAMPQSVLALLRG; the protein is encoded by the coding sequence ATGGCTGCAATTATCAACACCAACGTAATTTCGCTGAATGCGCAACGCAACCTTAGCAGTTCGCAAAGCGCGCTTGCCACCTCCCTGCAACGCCTGTCTTCCGGCATGCGCATCAACAGCGCCAAGGACGACGCGGCGGGATTGGCGATTTCCGATCGGATGACTTCCCAGATTCGCGGTCTGAACCAGGCGGCACGCAACGCCAACGACGGCATCTCGATGGCGCAGACCGCCGAGGGCGCGTTGGGAGAAATCGGCAACAACTTGCAGCGCATTCGCGAGCTGGCGGTGCAATCGCGCAATGCCAGCAACAGTGTTAGCGACCGTACCGCGCTCAACAACGAAGTCCAGCAGCTCAAGGATGAAATCGACCGGGTATCTTCAACGACCGCATTCAACGGCATCAAGCTGCTCGATGGCACATTTACCAATCAGGCATTCCAGGTTGGCGCCAACGTTGGCGAAACCATCTCCATCAGCGGCCTGGTCAACGCACAGAGCACATCTCTCGGCACGAGCACCAGCAGCACCGCCAATGTTACCGGCGTCGCCGCCACGGCTTTCACCGCGATCACTGCGGGTGACCTGACCATCAACGGCACCAGCGTGGGCGCGGTTGCCGCCGGTGGTAACGCCGTGACGCAGGGCGCCAACATTGCGGCTGCCATCAACACGGTATCGGATACCACCGGCGTTACCGCCACCGCCGACGCCGCCGGCGTGGTCTCGCTGACCAACGTATCGGGCAATACCACGGTCGTGGCCTTCGCCGGCGCCTCCGCCACCACGGCGACCACCGGCCTGACAGCCGCCACGACCGCGGTAACGACCGCGACGGGCGCGGGATTCGCGAATCTGGACATCAGCAATACTACCAATGCCGACTTCGCCATCGCTGCGATGGATTCGGCACTGAGCGCACTCAATGCGGGCCGTGCCGACCTGGGTGCCTATCAAAACCGTTTCTCATCGGCGATCTCAAACGTGCAAACCGCCGCGGAGAATCTGACTGCATCGCGCAGCCGTATCGTCGATACCGATTTTGCGGCGGAAACCGCCACATTATCGAGGAACCAGGTACTGCAACAGGCGGGTACGGCGATGCTGGCCCAGGCCAATGCCATGCCGCAGTCCGTGCTGGCGCTGCTGAGAGGATAA
- the fliK gene encoding flagellar hook-length control protein FliK, translating to MFAFNALNALTRIYPGLMLARRQSGDTQLLAGLEPGQRLRATVQNSLANGEFMVALDARNAGNTGSGQTLHMKLPAGVSSGDVLNLIFVSREPQPTFTLTTEASPAGVFSRLSETGRLIDSLLRHPIFPSGSATSSSATSFHFPLLAMPPADGTDLARSLESALSRSGLFYESHLAQWVAGTRSLAELLLEPQARLSGQPIRFFADAESNAAIALHNNSADDTGTADATFASEVPDPVHPSAMALVRQQLEAFEMRHFSWQGVAWPGQAIAWEALEEAPQEQEEREGLEGLDQPAAAWQTRLRLTLPNLGLITASLRLNTRGTGEMSSVDVRLTAAESMTATALRAGVAPLANGLEAVGIKLLNMGVDLDEEA from the coding sequence ATGTTTGCATTCAATGCACTCAACGCATTAACCCGTATTTATCCCGGCCTGATGCTGGCGCGCCGGCAATCCGGCGACACCCAGTTGCTGGCGGGACTGGAACCGGGCCAGCGGCTGCGGGCCACGGTACAGAATAGTCTTGCCAACGGCGAGTTTATGGTGGCGCTGGATGCCCGCAATGCAGGCAATACGGGGAGCGGGCAGACATTACACATGAAGCTGCCCGCAGGAGTCAGCTCAGGTGACGTGTTGAACCTGATTTTTGTCTCCCGCGAGCCCCAGCCAACATTTACGCTGACCACTGAGGCGTCACCTGCGGGAGTTTTTTCACGATTGAGCGAGACTGGCCGTCTTATCGATAGTCTGCTGCGCCACCCGATCTTCCCAAGCGGTTCCGCAACGTCGTCAAGCGCGACTTCCTTTCATTTTCCGTTGCTCGCCATGCCGCCGGCCGATGGCACTGACCTGGCACGGAGCCTGGAAAGTGCTCTTAGCCGTAGCGGGCTATTCTACGAATCTCATCTGGCACAGTGGGTCGCGGGCACAAGGTCGTTGGCGGAACTGCTGCTGGAGCCGCAGGCGCGCCTGTCCGGACAGCCAATCCGGTTCTTTGCGGACGCCGAGTCGAACGCGGCCATCGCGCTACACAACAATAGCGCTGATGATACCGGCACCGCTGACGCCACGTTCGCATCCGAGGTGCCCGATCCGGTGCATCCCTCCGCCATGGCTCTTGTGCGGCAACAACTGGAAGCTTTCGAGATGCGCCATTTTTCCTGGCAGGGTGTGGCATGGCCCGGTCAGGCCATTGCATGGGAGGCGCTCGAAGAAGCACCGCAAGAGCAAGAAGAGCGGGAAGGGCTGGAAGGGCTGGATCAGCCCGCCGCAGCCTGGCAAACCCGCTTGCGGTTGACGCTGCCGAACCTGGGGCTAATTACCGCCAGTTTGCGGCTCAACACTCGCGGCACGGGCGAGATGAGCAGCGTGGATGTGCGGCTCACCGCGGCGGAGTCAATGACGGCGACCGCTCTACGGGCAGGCGTTGCACCGCTGGCGAATGGTCTGGAAGCCGTTGGAATCAAACTGCTGAACATGGGCGTGGATCTTGATGAAGAGGCCTGA
- a CDS encoding type II toxin-antitoxin system death-on-curing family toxin, with protein MTKPVWIEEWDALTLHDRLLALHGGATGLRDGALLKSALARPQQLYAYEDTPDIIGMATAYTAGIVRNHPFVDGNKRTGFVIGILFLELNGYRFTASEEDAAQGVLKLAGGSLDEGDYAAFLRANVKAE; from the coding sequence GTGACGAAACCGGTTTGGATAGAAGAATGGGATGCGCTTACGCTGCATGATCGCTTGCTCGCGCTCCATGGCGGTGCTACGGGCTTGCGTGATGGTGCCCTGCTGAAATCCGCCCTCGCACGGCCGCAGCAGCTTTACGCCTATGAGGATACACCTGACATCATCGGCATGGCGACGGCGTACACAGCAGGCATCGTGCGCAACCATCCCTTTGTAGATGGCAACAAGCGTACCGGCTTTGTTATCGGCATCCTGTTTCTCGAACTGAACGGCTACCGCTTTACCGCCAGCGAAGAGGACGCGGCGCAGGGTGTTTTAAAGCTGGCGGGCGGCTCGCTCGATGAAGGGGATTACGCCGCTTTCCTGCGCGCCAATGTAAAAGCGGAATAA
- the fliD gene encoding flagellar filament capping protein FliD, which yields MGISAAGIGSNLDVDGIVSQLMAVERQPLTLLAKRETDYQAKLSAYGTLKGALASFQTVMKGMADGTKFQALTASPGDASILTATANAANKAVPGSYSIEVQQLAQQQKIRSDGFASTASVVGSGTLTIQYGSYDSGSNSFTLNSAKPAQTVVIDPSNNTLAGVRDAINTANIGVSATIINDGTSNRLVLTAKDTGAASSIKITTADSDGVNLDAAGLSRLAFDPTAAAGSGKNLTEVQAAQDAKLVIDGIAISKGSNIVTDAIEGVTLNLLKSSIGTPTTLAVARDSAGIKASVEAFVKSYNNVNQTLSDLSSYNAAAKKGGILQGDSAALSIQIRIRATLSVAVGGVSGGIDSLSQIGVAFQKDGSLALDSTKLQTALDNGFDGIAGLFAVRGTPTDSLVSYGGATNKTAAGNYAVAVTQLAAQGSLIGSQVAGLGIIAGVNDQLNINVDGVAVSVTLAAGTYASADALAAEVQSKLNGAAGLMGAGSSAVVSQAAGVLSITSARYGSASSVTVTGGNGAAGLMGASPASAAGVDVAGTINGVAATGTGQTLAAATGNAAEGLRLTINGGALGVRGTISFSRGYADQLNTLAADLLTSDGIIASRTDGINASIKDIDRRQEDFTRRLEGIEARYRAQFTALDTMLSSLNQTSQFFEQQLASLQQNKS from the coding sequence ATGGGCATATCTGCAGCAGGCATTGGCTCGAATCTGGATGTGGATGGAATCGTCAGCCAGTTGATGGCGGTCGAACGGCAGCCGCTTACGCTGCTGGCGAAACGCGAAACCGACTACCAGGCGAAGCTGTCCGCGTACGGGACACTGAAAGGCGCGCTGGCATCGTTCCAGACGGTGATGAAAGGAATGGCTGATGGGACCAAGTTTCAAGCGCTCACAGCCAGCCCGGGGGATGCTTCCATATTAACCGCCACGGCCAATGCCGCTAATAAAGCGGTGCCGGGGAGCTATTCAATAGAGGTGCAGCAACTGGCGCAACAGCAGAAAATCCGTTCCGACGGCTTTGCCAGCACCGCCAGCGTGGTGGGTAGCGGTACCCTGACGATTCAGTACGGGAGTTACGACAGCGGTAGCAACAGCTTCACCCTGAACAGCGCAAAACCGGCGCAGACGGTGGTTATCGATCCGTCCAACAACACGCTTGCCGGCGTGCGCGATGCGATCAATACTGCCAATATCGGCGTTAGTGCGACGATCATCAACGATGGCACCAGCAACAGGCTGGTGTTGACCGCAAAGGATACCGGCGCCGCCAGCAGCATCAAGATCACTACCGCTGACAGCGATGGCGTCAATCTGGACGCGGCCGGCTTGTCCCGGCTCGCCTTCGACCCGACGGCGGCAGCAGGTTCCGGCAAGAATCTGACCGAAGTGCAGGCTGCGCAGGACGCCAAACTTGTAATCGATGGGATCGCCATCAGCAAAGGCTCGAACATCGTTACCGATGCAATTGAAGGTGTGACGCTCAATCTACTCAAGAGCAGTATCGGCACCCCGACCACGCTAGCGGTGGCGCGTGACAGCGCTGGCATCAAGGCGTCAGTCGAAGCATTCGTCAAGTCTTACAACAATGTCAACCAGACGCTTTCGGATCTCAGTTCCTATAACGCAGCGGCAAAAAAGGGCGGCATACTGCAGGGCGACTCGGCAGCTTTATCGATTCAGATCCGCATTCGCGCCACGCTATCGGTCGCGGTGGGAGGCGTGTCGGGTGGCATTGACTCATTGTCCCAGATAGGCGTCGCTTTCCAGAAAGATGGCAGCCTGGCGCTGGATTCCACCAAGCTCCAGACAGCGCTCGACAATGGCTTCGATGGCATCGCCGGTCTGTTTGCCGTGCGTGGTACGCCGACGGACAGCCTGGTTTCCTATGGCGGAGCCACCAATAAGACGGCAGCTGGAAATTATGCGGTCGCGGTTACGCAACTTGCGGCCCAAGGCAGCCTCATCGGCAGCCAGGTGGCGGGACTGGGCATTATCGCCGGAGTCAACGACCAATTGAATATCAATGTGGATGGCGTAGCGGTCAGCGTCACACTTGCCGCAGGGACTTACGCATCGGCGGATGCGCTGGCGGCTGAGGTGCAAAGCAAGCTGAACGGCGCCGCCGGCCTGATGGGTGCGGGTAGTTCAGCCGTGGTTTCACAAGCAGCCGGGGTGCTCAGCATCACGTCGGCACGCTATGGTTCCGCCTCCAGTGTCACCGTCACGGGTGGTAACGGTGCCGCCGGTCTGATGGGTGCAAGTCCCGCGTCGGCGGCCGGAGTGGATGTGGCCGGCACTATCAACGGTGTAGCCGCGACCGGAACGGGACAGACTCTCGCGGCTGCAACCGGGAACGCCGCAGAGGGCTTGCGCCTGACCATCAACGGCGGCGCGCTGGGCGTCCGCGGTACCATCAGTTTTTCGCGCGGTTATGCCGATCAGTTGAACACGCTGGCGGCAGACCTGTTGACGAGCGACGGCATCATCGCCAGCCGCACCGACGGCATTAATGCCAGTATCAAGGATATTGATCGCCGCCAGGAGGACTTTACCCGCCGCCTGGAGGGTATTGAGGCGCGTTACCGGGCGCAGTTCACCGCGCTGGACACGATGCTCAGCAGCCTGAACCAGACCAGCCAGTTTTTTGAGCAGCAACTGGCCAGCCTGCAACAAAACAAATCTTAA
- the fliS gene encoding flagellar export chaperone FliS — protein sequence MYTASGYGIHGVSAYARVGLETGVIAASPHKLILMLFEGARTALSSALLHMRNGEITPKGEAISKAIAIISSGLQASLDVKAGGELAQQLHALYDYMSRRLLQANLHNKPEYIEEVARLLGELNEAWEAISLSPSPQAGDSSVQAAGLAAGYGKA from the coding sequence ATGTACACCGCGTCCGGCTATGGCATTCATGGCGTCAGCGCCTACGCCCGGGTGGGCCTGGAAACCGGCGTTATCGCGGCTAGTCCGCACAAGCTTATTCTGATGCTGTTCGAGGGTGCGCGCACTGCGTTGTCATCCGCTCTCCTCCATATGAGAAATGGCGAAATTACCCCCAAGGGGGAAGCAATTTCCAAAGCCATTGCGATCATCAGTTCCGGGTTGCAGGCCAGCCTCGATGTCAAGGCCGGTGGCGAACTGGCCCAGCAGCTTCATGCGCTCTACGATTATATGAGCCGCCGGCTGTTACAGGCCAATCTGCACAACAAACCCGAGTATATCGAGGAAGTGGCCCGCCTGCTGGGCGAACTGAACGAAGCATGGGAAGCGATAAGTTTATCCCCTTCGCCACAAGCGGGGGATTCCAGTGTTCAAGCAGCGGGGCTTGCCGCCGGTTATGGAAAGGCATGA
- the fliF gene encoding flagellar basal-body MS-ring/collar protein FliF yields MTAGAEAVAVSSPMSLSGPQIFLSRMSSQQKMGFMLAVSAIIALLAGGWMWSQAPDYKVLFSNVSDRDGGAIIAALQQMNVPYKYADGGGAILVPAKEVHDARLKLAAQGLPKGGLVGFELMENQKFGTSQFLEQVNFQRALEGELARSVQALAAVSSARVHLAMAKQSVFMREQQKPSASVLVNLYAGRTLDSQQVNAIVHLVSSSVPNLPIKNVTVVDQTGSLLSKTDEANPGTGLDPNQLKYVQALEQSYVKRIEAILIPIVGQENVRAQVAADVDFAHSEQMDERYKPNQTPESAALRSQQTSESMTSGQGEGGVPGALSNQPPASATAPITTTPATPPNQAPIPGTPGAPAQAGGEPAVPAVPPPPVNTRKDATTNYEVDKTIQHVRKQVGGIRRLSVAVVVNHRRVTDEKGITSMQPLGEAEKAQIMDLVKEAMGFSRERGDTLNVVNSPFTDIEKESVPELPLWQQPEMIELAKEIGKNVLIGALILYLVLGVLRPMLKRMNQPPAQAPALLTGNNEDQEMQSTSALNQAPQLSQYDEKLALARQLARDDPKMVASVVKKWVAGHD; encoded by the coding sequence ATGACGGCGGGCGCGGAAGCGGTTGCGGTAAGCAGTCCAATGAGTTTGAGTGGTCCACAGATTTTCCTGAGCCGGATGTCCAGCCAGCAAAAGATGGGTTTTATGCTGGCCGTTTCCGCCATCATTGCATTACTCGCGGGCGGCTGGATGTGGAGTCAGGCTCCCGACTACAAGGTGCTGTTCAGTAACGTGTCCGACCGCGACGGCGGCGCCATTATTGCAGCCCTGCAGCAAATGAACGTGCCGTATAAATACGCCGACGGTGGCGGCGCCATCCTGGTGCCTGCCAAGGAAGTACACGATGCCCGTCTCAAGCTTGCTGCACAAGGGTTGCCCAAAGGCGGCCTGGTGGGCTTCGAGTTGATGGAAAACCAGAAATTCGGTACCAGTCAGTTTCTTGAACAAGTGAATTTCCAACGCGCACTGGAAGGGGAACTTGCACGTTCGGTCCAGGCGCTGGCGGCGGTCAGCAGCGCCCGCGTTCATCTGGCCATGGCCAAGCAATCGGTATTCATGCGTGAACAACAGAAACCCAGTGCCTCGGTGCTGGTTAATCTTTACGCGGGACGCACACTTGATTCGCAGCAGGTGAATGCGATCGTGCACCTGGTATCGAGCAGCGTTCCGAATCTGCCCATCAAGAATGTGACAGTGGTGGACCAGACCGGCAGCCTTCTAAGCAAGACGGATGAAGCCAATCCCGGCACCGGCCTGGACCCCAACCAGTTGAAGTACGTGCAGGCATTGGAGCAAAGCTATGTGAAACGGATCGAGGCAATCCTGATTCCGATCGTCGGACAGGAAAACGTGCGTGCCCAGGTTGCGGCAGATGTGGATTTCGCCCATTCGGAGCAGATGGATGAGCGCTACAAGCCCAATCAGACGCCGGAAAGTGCCGCGTTGCGCAGTCAGCAGACGTCGGAATCGATGACCTCCGGTCAAGGCGAAGGCGGGGTGCCCGGCGCGCTCTCCAATCAGCCTCCCGCGTCCGCGACAGCCCCGATTACGACAACCCCGGCCACGCCGCCCAATCAGGCGCCGATACCCGGAACGCCTGGCGCACCCGCCCAGGCGGGCGGCGAGCCCGCCGTCCCAGCCGTGCCACCGCCGCCCGTCAATACGCGCAAGGATGCCACCACCAACTACGAAGTGGACAAAACCATCCAGCATGTGCGCAAGCAGGTTGGCGGAATCAGACGGCTGTCGGTTGCGGTGGTGGTCAATCACCGCAGGGTGACGGACGAGAAGGGAATAACCAGCATGCAACCCCTGGGCGAAGCGGAAAAGGCGCAGATCATGGATCTGGTGAAAGAGGCCATGGGTTTCAGCAGGGAGCGCGGCGATACCCTGAACGTGGTCAACAGCCCCTTTACGGATATAGAGAAAGAATCTGTGCCGGAGCTTCCCTTGTGGCAGCAACCGGAGATGATCGAGCTTGCCAAGGAAATCGGCAAGAATGTGCTGATCGGCGCACTGATTCTGTATCTGGTACTCGGCGTGCTGCGGCCGATGCTGAAGCGCATGAACCAGCCACCGGCGCAGGCGCCCGCATTACTAACTGGGAATAATGAGGATCAAGAGATGCAATCGACGTCTGCTCTAAACCAAGCGCCGCAGCTTTCCCAGTACGATGAAAAACTGGCTCTGGCCCGGCAACTGGCAAGGGACGATCCGAAGATGGTGGCGAGCGTGGTCAAGAAGTGGGTGGCCGGCCATGACTGA
- a CDS encoding AbrB/MazE/SpoVT family DNA-binding domain-containing protein, which yields MVELKVRKFGNSLGVVLPKDVINRLHTKDGEPLFLIEAPDGSYRLTSYDPAFEKKMAKAEDIISRYRNTLHTLAK from the coding sequence ATGGTTGAACTCAAGGTCCGTAAATTTGGCAATTCGCTCGGAGTCGTCCTGCCCAAAGATGTTATCAACCGTCTACACACGAAAGATGGAGAACCTCTGTTCCTGATCGAAGCACCGGATGGCAGCTACCGGCTGACCTCCTATGATCCCGCCTTCGAAAAAAAAATGGCGAAGGCCGAAGACATCATCAGCCGCTATCGCAACACACTGCACACGCTGGCTAAGTGA
- a CDS encoding flagellin N-terminal helical domain-containing protein, with protein MAAIINTNVISLNAQRNLSSSQSALATSLQRLSSGMRINSAKDDAAGLAISDRMTSQIRGLNQAARNANDGISMAQTAEGALGEIGNNLQRIRELAVQSRNASNSVSDRTALNNEVQQLKDEIDRVSSTTAFNGIKLLDGTFTNQAFQVGANVGETISISGLVNAQSSALGSTTSTTANVTGVAATAFTAITAGDLTINGTSVGAVAAGGNAVTQGANIAAAINTVTNTTGVIATADAAGLVSLTNMSGSNTVVAFAGASATTATTGLTAATTTATTTTVAGFSGVDIGNTWGADIAIASMDSALSALNAGRADLGAYQNRFSSAIANVQTAGENLTASRSRIVDTDFAAETATLSRNQVLQQAGTAMLAQANAMPQSVLALLRG; from the coding sequence ATGGCTGCAATTATCAACACCAACGTAATTTCGCTGAATGCGCAACGCAACCTTAGCAGTTCGCAAAGCGCGCTTGCCACCTCCCTGCAACGCCTGTCTTCCGGCATGCGCATCAACAGCGCCAAGGACGACGCGGCGGGATTGGCGATTTCCGATCGGATGACTTCCCAGATTCGCGGTCTGAACCAGGCGGCGCGCAACGCCAACGACGGCATCTCGATGGCGCAGACCGCCGAGGGCGCGTTGGGAGAAATCGGCAACAACCTGCAGCGCATCCGCGAACTGGCGGTGCAATCGCGCAATGCCAGCAACAGTGTTAGCGACCGTACCGCGCTCAACAACGAAGTCCAGCAGCTCAAGGATGAAATCGACCGGGTATCTTCAACGACCGCATTCAACGGCATCAAGCTGCTCGATGGCACATTTACCAATCAGGCATTCCAGGTTGGCGCCAACGTCGGCGAAACCATCTCCATCAGCGGCCTGGTCAACGCGCAGAGTTCAGCTCTGGGTTCCACGACCAGTACTACAGCCAATGTTACCGGCGTCGCCGCCACGGCTTTCACCGCGATCACTGCGGGTGACCTGACCATCAACGGCACCAGCGTAGGCGCGGTTGCCGCCGGTGGTAACGCCGTGACACAGGGCGCCAACATTGCGGCCGCCATCAACACGGTGACGAATACTACCGGTGTAATCGCCACCGCCGACGCCGCCGGCCTGGTCTCGCTGACCAATATGTCGGGCAGCAATACGGTCGTGGCTTTTGCCGGCGCCTCCGCCACCACGGCGACCACCGGCCTGACAGCCGCCACGACCACTGCGACAACGACTACTGTCGCCGGTTTTTCAGGGGTGGATATCGGCAATACGTGGGGTGCCGACATTGCTATTGCCTCAATGGATTCGGCGCTGAGCGCGCTCAATGCGGGCCGCGCCGACCTGGGTGCCTATCAGAACCGTTTCTCGTCGGCGATCGCGAATGTGCAAACCGCTGGAGAGAACCTGACCGCATCACGCAGCCGTATCGTCGATACCGATTTTGCGGCGGAAACCGCCACATTATCGAGGAACCAGGTGCTGCAACAGGCGGGGACGGCGATGCTGGCCCAGGCCAATGCCATGCCGCAGTCTGTGCTGGCACTGTTGAGAGGTTAA